In a single window of the Gossypium hirsutum isolate 1008001.06 chromosome D02, Gossypium_hirsutum_v2.1, whole genome shotgun sequence genome:
- the LOC107909009 gene encoding calumenin-A encodes MGKVSAIIYIAVALLILFLISHSPKKHPNHSRHRRLKLRSSFSFSNPTHHEPVAFDPLVADIERRREDRQWEKQYLEHTHPELVNDHAPGHESQPEWEDFMNAEDYLNDEDKFNVTNRLVMLFPKIDADPADGFVTENELTEWHLQQAAKEVLHRSMREMEVHDKNHDGFVSFAEYEPPSWVKNDNNSFGYDMGWWKEEHFNASDANGDGLLNITEFNDFLHPSDSKSPKLLHWLCKEEVRERDTDRDGKVNFDEFFHGLFDLVRNYDEEDHNSSHPSHDSLESPARHLFSQLDKDGDRLLSEEELLPIIGKIHPSERYYAKQQADYIISQADSDKDGRLSLLEMIENPYVFYSAIFSEDEDDDDYEYHDEFR; translated from the exons ATGGGAAAAGTTTCAGCCATTATATACATTGCTGTGGCTCTTCTAATCCTCTTCCTCATCTCGCATTCCCCTAAGAAACACCCCAACCACAGCCGCCATCGCCGCCTAAAGCTCCGCTCTTCTTTCAGCTTCAGCAACCCCACCCACCACGAGCCCGTGGCTTTTGATCCTCTCGTCGCCGACATCGAGCGCCGCCGTGAAGATCGACAATGGGAGAAGCAGTACTTGGAGCACACCCATCCTGAGCTTGTAAATGACCACGCTCCGGGTCACGAGTCGCAGCCCGAGTGGGAGGATTTCATGAACGCTGAGGATTACTTGAATGATGAGGATAAGTTCAACGTTACCAATAG GTTGGTAATGCTGTTCCCCAAGATTGATGCGGACCCTGCAGATGGTTTTGTGACGGAGAATGAATTGACCGAGTGGCATCTACAACAAGCAGCAAAGGAAGTCTTGCACAGGTCTATGAGGGAGATGGAAGTTCATGACAAGAACCATGATGGATTTGTTTCATTTGCAGAGTATGAGCCTCCCAGTTGGGTGAAGAATG ACAACAATTCTTTTGGCTATGACATGGGCTGGTGGAAAGAGGAACATTTTAACGCATCAGATGCCAACGGTGATGGTTTGTTGAACATAACCGAGTTCAATGA CTTTCTGCATCCATCTGACAGCAAAAGCCCAAAGCTGCTACACTGGCTGTGCAAGGAGGAAGTAAG AGAAAGAGATACAGACAGGGATGGGAAGGTTAACTTTGATGAGTTCTTTCATGGGCTCTTTGATTTGGTGAGAAACTATGATGAAGAAGATCATAactcttcccatccatctcaCGACTCATTGGAGTCCCCGGCTAGACATTTGTTTAGCCAGCTTGATAAAGATGGTGACAG ACTGTTGTCTGAAGAAGAACTACTACCAATAATTGGGAAAATTCATCCATCAGAGCGGTACTATGCGAAACAACAAGCAGATTACATCATATCACAG GCAGATTCAGATAAAGATGGTCGCTTAAGCTTACTCGAGATGATTGAGAACCCATACGTATTCTATAGTGCCATCTTCAGTGAGGATGAGGATGATGATGACTACGAATATCACGATGAGTTCCGCTAA
- the LOC107909008 gene encoding 5-oxoprolinase, with protein MGSVSGEKLRFCIDRGGTFTDVYAEIPGHSDGRVLKLLSVDPSNYDDAPIEGIRRILEEYTGQKIPRTVKIPTDKIEWIRMGTTVATNALLERKGERIALCVTRGFKDLLQIGDQSRPHIFDLSAAKPSNLYEQVIEVDERVELVLDEEKGNGEKSGSFVKGVSGELVRVVKCLDEESLKPLLKGLLEKGISCLAVVLMHSYTYPYHEMAVEKLAMSLGFRHVSSSSALTPMVRAVPRGLTASVDAYLTPVVKEYLSGFISRFDEGLARVNVLFMQSDGGLAPESRFSGHKAVLSGPAGGVVGYSQTLFRLETEKPLIGFDMGGTSTDVSRYAGSYEQVLETKIAGAIIQAPQLDINTVAAGGGSKLKFQFGAFRVGPESVGAHPGPVCYRKGGELAVTDANLILGYVVPDYFPAIFGPKEDQPLDVEATREEYKKLAEQINSYRKSQDSSAKDMTVEEIALGFVNVANETMCRPIRQLTEMKGHETRNHALACFGGAGPQHACAIARSLGMTEVLIHRFCGILSAYGMGLADVVEEAQVPYAAVYGSESVVEASRREAILLNQVKQKLQEQGFREENIKAETYLNLRYEGTDTAIMVKRRIAEDGSGSDYAEEFEKLFQQEYGFKLQNRNILVCDVRVRGIGVANILKPQTLEPASGSPKIEGHYKVFFGNGWHDTPLFKLENLGYGHVIPGPAIIMNGSSTVIVEPKCKAIITKYGNIKIEMESSVNTVKVAEKVADVVQLSIFNHRFMGIAEQMGRTLQRTSISTNIKERLDFSCALFGPDGGLVANAPHVPVHLGAMSSTVRWQLEYWGDKLNEGDVLVTNHPCAGGSHLPDITVITPVFNNGKLVFFVASRGHHAEIGGVTPGSMPPFSKSIWEEGAAIKAFKLVEKGIFQEEGIIKLLKFPDAVEHSQNIPGTRRLQDNLSDLRAQVAANQRGITLIKELIEQYGLETVQAYMTYVQLNAEEAVREMLKAVAARISSESTRLGERNSITIEEEDCMDDGSVIHLKLTIDSNKGEASFDFSGTSPEVYGNWNAPEAVTAAAVIYCLRCLVDVDIPLNQGCLAPVKIHVPAGSFLSPSDKAAVVGGNVLTSQRITDVVLTAFQACACSQGCMNNLTFGDNTFGYYETIGGGSGAGPTWDGTSGVQCHMTNTRMTDPEIFEQRYPVFLHKFGLRENSGGAGHRKGGNGLVREIEFRRPVVVSILSERRVHAPRGLKGGANGACGANYLITKDKRRIYLGGKNTVEMQAGEILQILTPGGGGWGSLSSSLGSFTVFKNCFPGNFDHQV; from the coding sequence ATGGGGAGTGTCAGTGGAGAAAAGCTTAGGTTTTGTATTGACAGAGGGGGTACTTTCACCGATGTTTACGCCGAGATTCCCGGTCACTCCGATGGTCGGGTCCTTAAACTTTTATCGGTTGACCCTTCCAATTACGACGATGCTCCGATTGAAGGAATCAGGAGGATTCTCGAGGAATATACGGGGCAGAAAATCCCTCGAACTGTCAAAATCCCAACTGATAAAATCGAGTGGATAAGGATGGGGACGACTGTGGCAACAAATGCCCTtttggaaagaaaaggggaaaggaTTGCTTTGTGTGTTACTCGTGGTTTTAAGGACTTGTTACAGATTGGTGATCAATCTCGTCCCCATATCTTTGACCTTTCTGCTGCTAAACCATCTAATCTTTATGAACAAGTTATTGAAGTTGATGAGAGGGTTGAGTTAGTTCTTGACGAGGAAAAAGGGAATGGAGAGAAATCTGGGTCCTTTGTTAAAGGGGTTTCTGGTGAGCTTGTTAGGGTTGTCAAGTGTTTAGATGAAGAATCTTTGAAGCCTTTATTGAAAGGTTTATTGGAGAAAGGGATTAGTTGTTTGGCTGTTGTGTTGATGCATTCCTACACTTACCCTTATCATGAAATGGCTGTTGAGAAGTTGGCTATGAGCTTGGGTTTTCGGCATGTTTCGTCGTCTTCAGCTTTGACTCCCATGGTTCGTGCTGTTCCTCGAGGTTTAACAGCTAGTGTGGATGCTTATCTAACCCCTGTTGTGAAAGAGTACTTATCAGGGTTCATATCTAGATTCGATGAAGGTCTTGCGAGGGTAAATGTTCTGTTTATGCAGTCGGATGGAGGGCTTGCACCGGAAAGTCGATTTTCGGGGCACAAGGCTGTTTTGTCTGGCCCTGCTGGGGGAGTTGTTGGCTATTCACAGACTCTTTTCAGGCTTGAAACGGAGAAGCCTTTGATTGGATTTGACATGGGTGGTACATCAACCGATGTGAGCCGTTATGCTGGGAGTTATGAACAAGTCCTGGAAACTAAAATTGCTGGTGCTATAATACAAGCACCTCAGCTTGACATAAACACTGTTGCTGCTGGTGGTGGATCGAAGTTAAAGTTCCAATTTGGAGCTTTCCGGGTTGGACCAGAGTCTGTGGGGGCTCATCCTGGTCCTGTGTGTTATAGGAAAGGTGGAGAATTGGCAGTCACTGATGCAAACCTGATTCTTGGGTATGTTGTTCCTGATTATTTCCCAGCAATCTTTGGTCCGAAGGAAGATCAGCCTTTAGATGTCGAAGCAACCAGGGAAGAATACAAGAAGCTGGCAGAGCAAATAAATTCTTATAGGAAGAGCCAAGATTCATCTGCAAAGGACATGACAGTGGAGGAGATTGCACTGGGGTTTGTGAATGTTGCCAATGAGACCATGTGCCGACCCATACGTCAGTTAACTGAGATGAAAGGCCATGAAACAAGGAACCATGCACTAGCTTGCTTCGGAGGTGCTGGGCCACAACATGCCTGTGCCATTGCTAGATCACTAGGTATGACAGAAGTACTTATTCACCGGTTTTGTGGAATCTTAAGTGCGTATGGAATGGGATTGGCCGATGTCGTAGAAGAGGCACAAGTTCCTTATGCTGCAGTTTATGGTTCTGAATCTGTTGTAGAGGCCTCTCGTCGAGAAGCTATATTGTTGAACCAGGTAAAGCAGAAGCTGCAAGAGCAAGGGTTCAGAGAGGAAAATATAAAGGCTGAGACATATCTAAATTTGAGGTATGAAGGTACAGATACGGCAATCATGGTAAAGCGACGTATTGCTGAAGATGGATCTGGATCTGACTATGCTGAGGAATTTGAGAAGCTTTTCCAGCAAGAATACGGATTTAAGCTACAGAATAGAAATATCCTTGTTTGCGATGTCAGGGTTCGTGGGATAGGAGTTGCTAATATATTGAAACCACAGACCCTAGAACCTGCTTCCGGTTCTCCCAAAATCGAAGGCCACTACAAGGTCTTTTTCGGGAATGGGTGGCATGATACACCATTGTTCAAGCTTGAGAATCTGGGATATGGGCATGTTATACCCGGCCCTGCCATCATCATGAATGGGAGTAGTACAGTGATAGTAGAACCAAAATGTAAAGCTATTATAACCAAATATGGAAACATTAAGATTGAAATGGAGTCTAGTGTAAACACAGTGAAAGTTGCTGAAAAAGTTGCAGATGTTGTGCAACTTTCTATCTTCAATCACAGATTTATGGGAATAGCTGAACAGATGGGACGGACATTGCAGCGGACTTCTATCTCGACAAATATCAAGGAAAGGCTAGACTTTTCTTGTGCTCTTTTTGGTCCAGATGGAGGACTAGTTGCCAATGCTCCTCATGTTCCGGTGCATCTCGGAGCTATGTCCAGTACTGTTCGTTGGCAGCTTGAATACTGGGGTGACAAATTGAATGAAGGAGATGTCCTTGTCACTAATCATCCTTGTGCTGGAGGTAGTCATCTACCCGATATAACTGTGATAACCCCAGTTTTCAATAATGGGAAACTAGTGTTTTTTGTGGCAAGTAGAGGGCATCATGCTGAGATTGGGGGTGTTACACCTGGAAGCATGCCACCTTTTTCGAAGTCCATATGGGAAGAAGGAGCTGCCATAAAAGCATTTAAACTAGTGGAAAAGGGGATTTTCCAAGAAGAAGGAATAATAAAACTACTTAAGTTTCCAGATGCTGTTGAACATTCGCAAAATATCCCAGGAACAAGACGGCTTCAAGATAACCTATCAGACCTTAGAGCACAAGTGGCTGCTAACCAGAGAGGAATTACTCTAATTAAAGAACTTATTGAGCAGTATGGTTTAGAAACTGTTCAGGCTTATATGACTTATGTGCAGCTTAATGCAGAAGAAGCAGTAAGAGAGATGCTCAAGGCAGTTGCTGCAAGAATTTCCTCGGAATCAACTAGGCTTGGCGAGAGAAACTCTATAACGATAGAAGAAGAGGATTGCATGGATGACGGGTCTGTCATTCATTTAAAACTCACTATTGATTCTAACAAAGGGGAAGCAAGTTTTGATTTTAGTGGAACCAGCCCCGAAGTTTACGGTAACTGGAACGCTCCAGAAGCTGTCACTGCTGCTGCAGTCATATACTGCCTTCGTTGTTTGGTCGATGTTGATATTCCTCTTAATCAAGGTTGTTTGGCTCCAGTTAAAATCCACGTACCGGCAGGCTCATTTCTTTCTCCAAGTGATAAAGCTGCTGTAGTAGGAGGCAATGTTCTCACGTCTCAGAGAATAACTGATGTAGTATTGACTGCATTTCAGGCCTGTGCTTGTTCTCAGGGATGTATGAATAATCTTACCTTTGGGGACAATACTTTCGGTTATTATGAAACAATCGGAGGTGGGAGTGGGGCTGGTCCAACCTGGGATGGAACAAGTGGAGTTCAGTGTCATATGACAAACACTCGAATGACCGATCCTGAAATTTTCGAGCAGAGGTATCCAGTATTCTTGCACAAATTTGGACTGAGAGAAAATAGTGGAGGAGCAGGACATCGCAAAGGGGGTAATGGACTCGTGAGGGAAATTGAGTTCAGGCGCCCAGTTGTGGTTAGCATTCTTTCTGAGAGGCGAGTACATGCACCTAGAGGGCTAAAAGGAGGAGCAAATGGAGCTTGTGGAGCCAACTATCTTATAACAAAAGATAAAAGACGAATCTACCTTGGAGGCAAAAACACAGTGGAGATGCAGGCTGGGGAAATACTTCAGATTTTAACACCCGGTGGTGGCGGCTGGGGCTCTTTGTCTTCTTCCCTTGGATCATTTACCGTCTTTAAAAACTGTTTTCCTGGTAACTTTGATCACCAAGTTTGA